One genomic window of Leptospira paudalimensis includes the following:
- the thiE gene encoding thiamine phosphate synthase encodes MQNKIQGVYLVTDRPLCIHHRLEDVVRLSANGGVSLVQLREKETPTREFLELAIHLKKILSPFQVPLLINDRVDLCLASGADGVHLGQSDLPWNVARKLLGERAIIGLSIETKEDWENLQKENPNPTLDYLAVSPVFDTKTKTNTKPAWGLAGVQWLREKSTLPIVAIGGIHLDNAKDVIEAGANSLAVVSAICSAKDPKLATETLRNLF; translated from the coding sequence ATGCAAAATAAAATCCAAGGGGTGTATCTGGTGACAGATAGGCCTCTTTGTATCCACCATCGTTTAGAAGATGTTGTTCGTTTGTCTGCGAATGGTGGAGTTTCCCTTGTTCAACTCCGGGAAAAAGAAACCCCAACCCGAGAATTTTTAGAACTTGCGATCCACTTAAAAAAAATCCTAAGCCCTTTCCAAGTTCCCCTCCTCATCAATGACCGAGTGGATCTCTGTTTGGCATCGGGAGCTGATGGTGTCCATCTGGGCCAATCGGACCTACCGTGGAATGTTGCAAGGAAACTCCTTGGAGAAAGGGCGATCATTGGTCTTTCCATCGAAACAAAAGAAGATTGGGAAAATTTACAAAAAGAAAATCCCAATCCAACTCTCGATTATTTGGCAGTTTCACCCGTATTCGATACAAAAACCAAAACCAATACAAAACCCGCATGGGGCCTAGCAGGTGTTCAATGGCTTCGAGAAAAATCGACTCTCCCGATTGTAGCCATTGGTGGGATCCATTTAGACAATGCAAAGGATGTGATCGAGGCAGGTGCCAATTCACTCGCTGTAGTGAGTGCGATTTGTTCTGCAAAGGACCCGAAACTCGCGACTGAAACCTTACGAAATTTGTTTTAA
- the thiM gene encoding hydroxyethylthiazole kinase, whose translation MSQNILKNTIEDLELLRSTVPLVHNITNYVVMNNTANALLAIGASPIMAHAIEEVEEMVTICSATVINIGTLSEPWIQSMEKAAKKAVTIGKPLVLDPVGAGASNIRNTAIRRILDAGHPSIVRGNASEILSTLSSSGKTKGVDATDSSESAVDTGKSLSNVTGGVVVISGATDYILKGTIQAQISNGDALMTKVTGLGCTASALCGAFAAVQKDQFRAATSAMAVMGIAGEMAKTKTSSPGSFQVAFLDALYELNADTIKQRLNAK comes from the coding sequence ATGTCCCAAAACATTTTAAAAAATACAATCGAAGATTTAGAACTCCTACGTTCAACAGTCCCTTTAGTTCATAATATTACCAACTACGTTGTGATGAATAACACTGCAAATGCACTTCTTGCCATTGGTGCTTCTCCCATTATGGCTCATGCCATTGAAGAAGTGGAAGAAATGGTTACAATTTGTTCGGCAACTGTCATCAATATTGGAACTCTATCAGAACCTTGGATCCAAAGTATGGAAAAAGCAGCTAAAAAAGCTGTCACCATTGGCAAACCATTGGTTTTAGATCCAGTGGGTGCAGGAGCAAGTAACATTCGTAATACGGCAATTCGAAGAATTTTGGATGCAGGACACCCAAGTATTGTCAGAGGCAATGCATCAGAAATTTTATCTACACTTTCATCTTCCGGAAAAACAAAAGGTGTGGATGCAACTGATTCCTCCGAGTCCGCTGTGGACACAGGGAAGTCTTTATCCAATGTCACAGGTGGTGTGGTAGTCATCTCTGGTGCCACTGATTATATCTTAAAAGGCACAATCCAAGCCCAAATCTCCAATGGTGATGCACTGATGACAAAGGTGACAGGCCTTGGTTGTACAGCTTCTGCACTTTGTGGTGCCTTTGCAGCGGTACAAAAAGACCAGTTCCGTGCGGCAACTTCTGCGATGGCAGTGATGGGAATTGCTGGTGAGATGGCAAAAACCAAAACTTCCAGCCCAGGCAGTTTCCAAGTGGCATTCCTTGATGCCCTGTATGAACTGAATGCAGATACCATTAAACAAAGGTTAAATGCAAAATAA
- a CDS encoding response regulator, which yields MNRAILFVDDEQIILMSLKSQLKKHFGNEYRYETAQNTEEAWSIIEELAEEGINILIIISDWLMPNQRGDEFLREVHKTYPKIKKIIISGHIDEHSLNQLKGEVDLHSFLNKPWSESDLIKKVEDAITKIA from the coding sequence ATGAACCGTGCCATCCTCTTCGTCGATGACGAACAAATCATATTGATGAGTTTGAAATCTCAGCTGAAAAAACATTTTGGGAACGAGTATCGTTATGAAACTGCCCAGAATACAGAAGAGGCATGGTCCATCATTGAAGAATTAGCAGAAGAAGGCATCAATATCCTCATCATCATTTCGGATTGGCTTATGCCGAACCAACGTGGTGATGAATTCTTACGCGAAGTACACAAAACCTACCCCAAAATCAAAAAAATAATTATTTCCGGACACATTGATGAACATTCCCTAAACCAATTAAAAGGGGAAGTGGATCTCCATAGTTTTTTAAACAAACCTTGGTCGGAATCGGATTTAATCAAAAAAGTAGAAGACGCTATAACGAAGATTGCCTAG
- the map gene encoding type I methionyl aminopeptidase, whose product MIYIKNKSEIEKMRKAGKFAAELLVYLEPFVKSGVSTLELNDIAETYTKKNGHRSAPLGYKGFPKSICTSINQVVCHGIPKKEDVLQDGDIVNLDVSPIVDGYIGDTSKTFIVGGKTSPEAEKLVADTEKAMWIGIEQIKPGNRIDDIGNAIDDFLTPMGYGIVRDLMGHGVGRNFHEEPQVPHFRSPRKLAKMETGMIFTVEPMVNLGTWEVNFDRSDKWTVRTKDGKLSAQFEHTILVTDKGYEILTKV is encoded by the coding sequence GTGATTTATATCAAAAACAAATCAGAAATTGAAAAGATGAGGAAGGCGGGTAAATTTGCCGCCGAACTCCTCGTTTATTTGGAACCCTTTGTGAAATCGGGTGTTTCCACTTTGGAACTCAACGATATCGCAGAAACCTATACCAAAAAGAACGGACACCGTTCTGCCCCACTCGGTTACAAAGGATTCCCGAAATCCATATGTACATCCATCAACCAAGTGGTCTGCCATGGGATTCCCAAAAAAGAAGACGTTTTACAAGACGGTGACATCGTGAATTTAGATGTCTCTCCCATTGTGGATGGTTACATCGGAGACACTTCCAAAACCTTTATTGTGGGTGGAAAAACCTCTCCCGAAGCTGAAAAACTGGTAGCTGATACCGAAAAAGCCATGTGGATTGGAATCGAACAAATCAAACCGGGGAACCGCATTGATGATATCGGGAACGCCATTGATGATTTTTTAACCCCAATGGGGTATGGAATCGTTCGTGATCTAATGGGCCATGGTGTAGGAAGAAATTTCCATGAAGAACCACAAGTGCCCCACTTTCGTTCTCCCCGAAAATTAGCCAAAATGGAAACAGGTATGATTTTTACCGTAGAACCGATGGTCAATTTGGGAACTTGGGAAGTGAATTTTGATCGTTCTGACAAATGGACGGTCCGTACCAAAGACGGAAAATTATCAGCACAGTTCGAACATACCATCCTTGTCACAGACAAAGGGTATGAAATTCTAACCAAAGTCTGA